In Candidatus Methanosphaera massiliense, the following are encoded in one genomic region:
- a CDS encoding serine protein kinase RIO, translating into MRKLEETKRIKSSEDKQVSSEVFDDKTLKVLYKLAKQGYINTLNGVISTGKEANVFLGIDDDGNNVAVKIYRVMTLDFKKIKEYIAGDPRFKTHGNNTRQIVTTWTRKEFKNLSRLYNLGLNVPEPYTAMENVLVMEYLDYSDNDATAAPPLSKIKLDNAEEVFEEILNFMDIAYNEADLVHGDLSQYNILLSHGHPYIIDLSQATLRSHPSSRELLERDIKNIVYDSKKFKVNLDYDYVKHRIIKEE; encoded by the coding sequence ATGCGTAAATTAGAAGAGACTAAGAGAATTAAAAGTTCCGAAGATAAACAAGTTTCTAGTGAAGTTTTTGATGATAAAACACTGAAAGTATTGTATAAATTAGCAAAACAGGGATATATTAATACTTTAAATGGTGTTATCAGTACTGGTAAAGAAGCTAATGTTTTTCTAGGTATTGATGATGATGGTAATAATGTTGCTGTTAAGATTTATAGGGTTATGACTCTTGATTTTAAGAAGATTAAAGAATATATTGCCGGAGATCCTAGATTCAAGACTCATGGAAATAACACTAGACAAATAGTTACAACATGGACAAGAAAGGAGTTTAAAAATCTTAGCAGATTATATAATTTAGGATTAAATGTTCCTGAACCTTACACTGCTATGGAAAATGTTCTTGTAATGGAATATTTAGATTATTCAGATAATGATGCTACAGCTGCACCACCACTTAGTAAAATTAAGTTAGATAATGCTGAGGAAGTTTTCGAGGAAATTCTTAATTTTATGGATATTGCATATAATGAGGCTGACCTTGTACATGGTGATCTTTCACAGTATAATATTTTATTATCTCATGGTCATCCATATATTATAGATTTATCACAGGCTACACTACGTAGTCATCCTTCCAGTAGAGAATTACTTGAAAGAGATATAAAGAATATTGTATATGATAGTAAAAAATTTAAAGTTAATTTAGATTATGATTATGTTAAACATAGAATAATTAAAGAAGAATAA
- a CDS encoding arsenic resistance protein: MDLVEKLEPVLIFGAIILGLLFKDVTILNQISPYLINIFLALMLFAVFLDVPLEDIKNSFYNRRFTVTSLLINFLWTPLFGYFLGDLFLHGNINLLLGFFMLILTPCTDWYLLFTKMAKGDVPLSLSILPINLVLQLVLLPVYLLLFFSNSNTLNILSLANSLLTFIVIPFITAQIVKYVLQGRSIKSEIISFFSSYQTIFLCIAIFGLFNTEASNLFDNINIIGIVFIPLILFFIMNFILDYIVARRSGFNYEDYASLTLTTLARNSPLALAIAISSFPDNQLVAIALVIGPLIELPVLYIVSKILLQIRKNY; this comes from the coding sequence ATGGATTTAGTAGAAAAATTAGAGCCTGTTCTCATCTTTGGAGCTATTATATTAGGTTTATTATTTAAAGATGTGACAATATTAAATCAAATCAGCCCCTATTTAATAAATATTTTTTTAGCATTAATGTTATTTGCAGTATTTCTGGATGTTCCTCTGGAAGATATTAAAAACAGTTTTTATAACAGACGATTTACTGTAACAAGCCTCCTGATTAACTTCTTATGGACACCATTATTCGGCTATTTTTTAGGTGATTTATTCCTACATGGAAATATTAATCTACTTCTTGGCTTTTTCATGTTAATTTTAACACCATGTACTGACTGGTATCTATTATTTACTAAAATGGCAAAGGGTGATGTTCCTCTGAGCTTATCTATTCTACCAATAAACTTAGTACTACAATTAGTATTACTTCCAGTGTATTTATTATTGTTTTTCTCAAATAGCAATACACTAAATATATTAAGTCTAGCAAATAGTCTTTTAACGTTTATTGTGATTCCTTTTATCACTGCACAAATTGTTAAATATGTCTTACAGGGAAGGTCCATTAAAAGTGAGATTATATCATTTTTCAGCAGTTACCAGACAATCTTTCTATGTATTGCAATATTCGGGTTATTTAATACAGAGGCAAGTAATCTTTTTGATAACATTAATATTATAGGAATTGTATTTATTCCATTGATATTATTCTTTATCATGAACTTTATCTTAGATTATATTGTAGCAAGAAGAAGTGGTTTTAATTATGAGGATTATGCTAGTTTAACTTTAACTACCTTAGCACGTAATTCACCACTTGCACTTGCTATAGCTATCAGTTCATTTCCAGATAATCAATTAGTTGCTATTGCACTAGTAATTGGGCCATTAATAGAGTTACCAGTATTGTATATTGTATCAAAAATACTATTACAAATACGTAAAAATTATTAG
- the top6B gene encoding DNA topoisomerase VI subunit B, protein MERDTSDLFKEFKELTASEFFRRNKQMLGFSGKIRSLTIVFHELITNSLDACEEAGILPDITIELKRLGKDHYLLKHADNGPGIPEEFITKVYCQMFAGSKFRNIQSRGQQGLGCSGCVLLSQMTTGQPVKIRSRYKDGDELKGVEMTVKLDVKKNTGIILDRKEFETDRTGSGIEIEFKDVSYSMSEQGAYEYIRRTVIGNPHARIVFKDPSGRKYTFERATNEIPPLPKEVLPHPKGVTADDIIYLCKSTNKKRFKNLLMDSLSRVSAAKIKEIEEATGIDMNKRPKSITWKEAEAVVNQFDKMKFMAPPTSGLKPIGNEQIEKGINEILLPEFSTAITRKPQAYRGGVSFIIEAGIAYGGKAGRLIGNQRKAEIMRFANRVPLTFDQGSCAITEALKSIDWRRYGIRDLDNAPITVFVNIISTNVPYLSTGKQSVAPEPEIVREIRQATMKIARKLEKYIRTKKAAKNEEMRAKIFEDLVPVVIKQSALLAEKDVPEYDHVMDEVTHKAKIMDMKNRLKQPEIEPMKIKTEEPKMRLKTEVDEDFDEE, encoded by the coding sequence TTGGAACGTGATACATCCGATTTATTTAAAGAATTTAAAGAATTAACCGCGTCAGAATTCTTCAGACGTAACAAACAAATGTTAGGATTCTCAGGAAAAATTAGATCACTAACAATAGTATTCCACGAACTAATAACAAACAGTCTCGATGCATGTGAAGAAGCAGGAATTCTACCCGACATAACAATAGAATTAAAAAGATTAGGAAAAGACCACTACCTACTTAAACATGCAGATAACGGACCAGGTATACCAGAAGAATTCATAACCAAAGTATACTGTCAAATGTTCGCAGGAAGTAAATTCAGAAATATACAATCACGAGGACAACAAGGTCTCGGATGTAGTGGATGTGTATTACTATCACAAATGACAACAGGACAACCTGTAAAAATAAGATCAAGATACAAAGATGGTGATGAACTTAAAGGAGTAGAAATGACCGTAAAACTTGATGTTAAAAAGAATACAGGTATCATCTTAGACAGAAAAGAATTTGAAACTGATCGTACAGGCTCAGGAATAGAAATAGAATTTAAAGATGTATCATATTCCATGAGTGAACAAGGAGCATACGAATACATAAGACGTACAGTAATAGGAAATCCACACGCAAGAATAGTATTCAAAGACCCATCCGGAAGAAAATATACCTTTGAAAGAGCAACAAATGAAATACCTCCACTACCAAAAGAAGTACTACCACACCCAAAAGGAGTAACAGCAGACGATATAATATACCTCTGTAAAAGTACAAACAAAAAACGATTCAAAAACCTATTAATGGACTCATTATCACGTGTATCAGCAGCTAAAATCAAAGAAATCGAAGAAGCTACTGGAATCGACATGAATAAAAGACCAAAAAGTATAACATGGAAAGAAGCAGAAGCAGTAGTTAATCAATTCGATAAAATGAAATTTATGGCTCCACCAACAAGTGGTCTTAAACCAATAGGAAACGAACAAATAGAAAAAGGTATTAACGAAATACTATTACCAGAATTTTCAACAGCAATAACAAGAAAACCACAAGCATACCGTGGAGGAGTATCATTCATCATAGAAGCAGGTATTGCTTATGGTGGAAAAGCAGGAAGACTCATAGGAAATCAGAGAAAAGCAGAAATAATGAGATTTGCAAACAGAGTTCCACTAACCTTTGACCAAGGAAGCTGTGCAATAACAGAAGCTCTAAAAAGTATAGATTGGAGAAGATATGGTATAAGAGACCTTGACAATGCACCAATAACAGTATTTGTAAACATCATATCAACAAACGTACCATACTTATCCACTGGAAAACAAAGTGTTGCACCAGAACCAGAAATAGTAAGAGAAATCAGACAAGCAACAATGAAAATAGCACGTAAACTAGAAAAATACATAAGAACCAAAAAAGCAGCTAAAAACGAGGAAATGAGAGCAAAAATATTCGAAGACCTTGTACCAGTAGTAATCAAACAATCAGCACTATTAGCAGAAAAAGATGTTCCAGAGTATGACCATGTAATGGATGAAGTAACACACAAAGCAAAAATCATGGACATGAAAAACCGTCTTAAACAACCAGAAATTGAACCAATGAAAATCAAAACAGAAGAACCTAAAATGCGTCTAAAAACCGAAGTTGACGAAGATTTTGATGAAGAATAA